One part of the Numenius arquata chromosome 24, bNumArq3.hap1.1, whole genome shotgun sequence genome encodes these proteins:
- the LRIG2 gene encoding LOW QUALITY PROTEIN: leucine-rich repeats and immunoglobulin-like domains protein 2 (The sequence of the model RefSeq protein was modified relative to this genomic sequence to represent the inferred CDS: substituted 1 base at 1 genomic stop codon), producing the protein MNYNELSEIPYFGETTSNITLLSLVHNTIPEINAEQLQVYLSLENLDLSSNLISEIKASSFPRMQLKYLNLSNNRITTLEAGCLDNLSSSLMVVKLNRNRISVIPPKIFKLPHVQFLELKRNRIKIVESLTFQGLESLKSLKMQRNGISRLMDGAFFGLGNIEELELEHNNLTEVNKGWLYGLRTLQQLYVSQNAINRISPDAWEFCQRLSELDLSYNQLTRLKESAFVGLGLLEKLNLGDNRISHIADGVFRGLTNLRTLDLRNNEISWAIEDANEAFVGLSRLDKLILQGNQIKSITKKAFSGLEGLEHLDLSNNAVMSIQENAFAQAHLKELILNTSSLLCDCQLKWLPQWLADGHLQLAVNLSCAHPEWLAGQSLLSVDPDDFVCDNFPKPQIRVHPETTIALRGMNVTLMCSAVSSSDSPMSTAWRKDSEVLYDAEVENFARYQQQSGEVVEYTTVLHLFNVNFTDEGKYQCIVTNHFGSNYSNKAKLTVNELPSFLKTPMDLTIRTGAMARLECAAEGHPTPQISWQKDGGTDFPAARERRMHVMPEDDVFFIANVKIEDMGIYSCMAQNTAGGLSANATLTVLETPSFIRPLEDRTVTRGETAVLQCIAGGSPAPRLNWTKDDGPLTVTERHFFAAANQLLIIVDAGLEDAGKYTCIMSNTLGTERGNIYLHVLASPNCDSSQGGIVHEEDGWTTVGIVIIVVVCCVVGTSLVWVIVIYHMRRKSEDYSITNTEEMNLPADIPSYLSSQGTLSEPQEGYSHSEAGSHQQLMPPAGGFVHKGADGGTAPLVICSDCYDNANIYSRTREYCPYAYIAEEDSLDQTLPNLMVQMPKEAYTARAQHDTSALENLLAERDISIFLTSHDKMSEKKVSSQQINGEXPFQLPLWGVNPDLALSHPHFLHQQSARETPRPPRGEGVTESDREHAASPRPCHRLREHNFDFNRTRNIHDYSETT; encoded by the exons atgaattACAATGAGCTAAGTGAAATTCCGTATTTTGGAGAAACGACTTCTAATATAACTCTTCTCTCACT GGTACACAATACCATTCCAGAAATAAATGCTGAGCAACTCCAAGTTTACCTTTCATTGGAAAATCTAGATCTTAGTTCTAATCTTATCTCAGAAATTAAAGCATCGTCTTTTCCACGGATGCAACTGAAGTACCT gaACCTGAGTAACAACAGAATAACTACCCTAGAAGCAGGCTGTCTTGATAACTTGTCCAGCTCACTAATGGTGGTAAAGCTGAACAGAAATAGGATTAGTGTGATTCCACCAAAGATCTTCAAATTGCCCCACGTGCAGTTTCT GGAACTGAAAAGGAACCGGATTAAAATAGTGGAAAGCCTCACATTCCAAGGACTGGAATCCTTAAAATCCTTAAAAATGCAGCGCAATGGGATTAGCAGACTAATGGATGGAGCGTTCTTTGGCCTGGGTAATATAGAAGAATT AGAACTGGAACATAATAACTTAACAGAAGTAAACAAGGGCTGGCTGTATGGCCTGCGGACGCTGCAACAGCTCTATGTGAGCCAGAATGCCATTAACAGGATCAGTCCAGATGCATGGGAGTTCTGCCAAAGGCTTTCCGAGCT AGACTTGTCGTACAACCAGCTGACTCGCCTCAAGGAGTCTGCCTTCGTGGGACTTGGTTTATTGGAGAAACTAAACCTGGGTGACAATCGCATTAGTCACATCGCTGATGGTGTGTTCAGAGGTCTGACAAATCTTCGAACCTT GGACTTGCGGAACAATGAGATCTCCTGGGCCATAGAAGATGCAAATGAAGCGTTTGTGGGTCTCAGCAGGCTGGACAAACT AATCTTGCAAGGAAACCAGATTAAGTCAATCACCAAAAAAGCATTCTCTGGTCTTGAAGGACTTGAACATTT GGATTTAAGCAACAATGCGGTAATGTCCATCCAAGAAAATGCATTTGCCCAGGCTCACCTGAAGGAGCT cattttgaaCACCAGCAGCTTACTCTGCGATTGCCAGTTGAAGTGGCTGCCACAGTGGCTTGCTGACGGCCACCTCCAGCTGGCTGTCAACCTGAGCTGTGCCCATCCCGAGTGGCTGGCGGGGCAAAGCCTTCTCAGCGTGGACCCCGATGACTTTGTCTGTG ataatttcCCTAAGCCGCAGATAAGAGTGCATCCTGAGACCACCATTGCTCTGAGAGGCATGAACGTGACTCTGATGTGCAGCGCTGTGAGCAGCAGTGACTCCCCCATGTCCACGGCCTGGCGCAAGGACAGTGAGGTGCTGTACGATGCGGAGGTGGAGAATTTTGCCAGATACCAGCAGCAGAGCGGTGAGGTGGTGGAGTACACCACCGTCCTGCACCTCTTCAATGTGAACTTCACTGATGAGGGGAAGTATCAGTGCATCGTCACCAATCACTTTGGCTCCAATTACTCCAACAAAGCCAAGCTGACTGTTAATG AGCTTCCTTCTTTCCTGAAAACCCCCATGGATCTCACCATCCGCACTGGGGCAATGGCCCGGCTGGAGTGTGCTGCAGAGGGTCACCCCACTCCACAGATCTCCTGGCAGAAAGACGGTGGCACAGACTTCCCTGCTGCACGAGAGAGGAGGATGCACGTCATGCCGGAGGATGATGTGTTCTTTATTGCCAATGTGAAAATAGAAGACATGGGGATCTATAGCTGTATGGCACAGAACACTGCGGGGGGATTGTCAGCAAACGCCACCCTGACCGTGTTGG AAACTCCTTCCTTCATCAGGCCCCTGGAGGACAGGACAGTGACACGGGGCGAGACAGCTGTCCTGCAGTGTATCGCTGGTGGCAGCCCTGCCCCTCGCCTCAACTGGACCAAAGATGATGGCCCTTTGACAGTCACAGAACGGCATTTTTTTGCTGCGGCCAATCAACTCCTGATCATTGTGGATGCAGGACTGGAGGACGCTGGGAAGTACACCTGCATCATGTCCAACACCCTGGGCACCGAGCGGGGCAACATCTACCTACACGTCCTGGCCTCCCCAAACTGTGACTCCTCCCAGGGTGGCATCGTCCACGAGGAGGATGGCTGGACAACAGTGGGCATTGTCATTATTGTGGTGGTGTGCTGTGTGGTGGGAACCTCCCTGGTGTGGGTTATTGTCATCTACCACATGAGAAGGAAGAGTGAGGATTACAGTATCACGAACACAG AGGAAATGAACCTGCCTGCAGACATTCCCAGCTATCTCTCCTCCCAGGGAACTCTGTCCGAGCCTCAGGAGGGCTACAGTCACTCAGAGGCAGGAAGCCATCAGCAGCTCATGCCTCCCGCCGGTGGCTTCGTGCACAAAGGTGCAGACG GTGGCACAGCGCCTTTGGTGATCTGCTCGGACTGTTACGACAATGCAAACATCTACTCCAGGACACGGGAGTACTGTCCCTATGCCTACATCGCAGAAGAGGACTCCCTGGATCAAACTCTCCCTAATCTCATGGTGCAGATGCCAAAGGAAGCATACACAGCACGTGCCCAGCATGACACCAGTGCTCTTGAGAATCTCCTTGCAGAGAGAGACATATCCATCTTCCTTACCAGCCATGACAAAATGAGTGAAAAGAAAGTCTCCTCCCAGCAGATTAATGGTGAGT AGCCCTTCCAGCTGCCTTTATGGGGAGTAAACCCCGACCTCGCGCTCTCTCACCCCCACTTTCTGCATCAGCAGTCGGCCCGTGAGACCCCGCGGCCTCCCCGAGGCGAGGGCGTCACTGAGAGCGACCGGGAACATGCTGCCTCACCCAGACCTTGCCACAGGTTACGTGAACATAACTTTGACTTTAATAGGACACGGAACATTCATGACTACAGTGAAACCACGTAA